From a single Litoribrevibacter albus genomic region:
- a CDS encoding TonB-dependent receptor plug domain-containing protein gives MISHAEQPSGDVFDQLEEEIKWLQEEVYVTTATKTRETLKKSGSTISVITAEDLKAMGARTLYDALKRLPGFGVSQFNMGMSSVEVRGVKTDFAEKVLFLINGHPINSNLANGGANSAFNEFIVDDIRHVEVIRGPGSALYGTNAFVAVINIITKQAEDISGTDITAGVGSDDTKKANVQFGHQSDNFSLAGNFHASDTHGFDEYVRSDSIGQADNVDYWQKRYEGSLNFQAGDVSGQARYLRRESGSYLGANNVLSNKSDQEYIDYFFELAYSKALSTQFNFNIKTYFDHFQFDNTWELMPAGSDGFPDGFIVRSPVKHDMTGIETQVDLQLTEQNKVLIGAMYERQSQYDVAFWSNDGTGSLVDVSEDRNWNGSHNRDINAVYFQDIWDALDSLRFILGVRYDHYSDFGDTWNPRASVTWSVKENLRVIASYGSAFRAPTFGELYNINNPSVVGNPNVNPEEIQTYEIGIRGELSRKSSYGITYFENKIEDLIAPRPTETAVNTSDNVGELKVTGVELEMSQRLPDGSVLSGNYTYQHPINQVSNERVADVPLHRANVSFNYFISERVSLYTSAMYKGETIRASGDSRDDVDDYITVDLALLVQNVLIENLEVKASAYNLFNTDYQDPSPMDVMISDYPKNGVNLMLEATYTLD, from the coding sequence ATGATCAGTCATGCAGAGCAACCCTCGGGGGATGTCTTCGATCAGCTCGAAGAAGAAATTAAATGGTTACAGGAAGAGGTGTATGTCACCACGGCAACCAAGACTCGTGAGACGTTAAAAAAGAGCGGTTCAACAATTTCTGTCATTACCGCTGAAGACCTCAAAGCGATGGGCGCGAGAACTCTCTATGACGCGTTAAAGCGCCTTCCGGGATTTGGCGTCAGTCAGTTCAATATGGGGATGTCGTCGGTCGAAGTTCGGGGGGTAAAAACCGACTTTGCAGAGAAAGTGTTGTTTCTCATCAACGGTCATCCCATCAACAGTAACTTGGCCAATGGCGGCGCAAATTCAGCGTTCAATGAATTTATTGTGGATGATATTCGACACGTTGAAGTTATTCGTGGTCCGGGCTCTGCATTGTATGGCACGAACGCTTTTGTAGCGGTGATCAATATCATTACCAAGCAAGCTGAGGATATCTCGGGCACAGACATTACGGCCGGTGTAGGCAGTGATGACACTAAAAAAGCCAACGTCCAGTTCGGACATCAGTCAGATAACTTTTCTCTTGCGGGTAATTTTCATGCCAGTGATACCCATGGTTTTGATGAATATGTCCGTTCTGATTCTATCGGGCAGGCCGATAATGTGGATTACTGGCAGAAACGTTATGAAGGCAGTTTGAATTTCCAGGCGGGAGACGTTTCAGGGCAGGCTCGCTACCTGCGTCGTGAGAGCGGTAGTTACCTGGGGGCCAACAACGTTTTGAGCAATAAGTCGGATCAGGAATACATCGATTATTTCTTCGAATTAGCCTACAGCAAAGCTCTTTCGACTCAATTCAATTTCAATATCAAAACCTACTTTGATCATTTTCAATTCGATAACACCTGGGAATTGATGCCAGCAGGATCTGATGGTTTTCCAGATGGCTTTATCGTTCGCAGCCCTGTGAAACACGATATGACGGGCATAGAAACGCAAGTGGATCTCCAGCTTACTGAACAGAACAAGGTGTTGATCGGGGCTATGTATGAGCGCCAGAGTCAGTACGATGTCGCTTTCTGGTCAAATGATGGGACAGGGTCTTTGGTCGATGTTTCCGAAGATAGGAACTGGAATGGCAGTCATAACAGAGACATCAATGCCGTTTATTTTCAGGACATTTGGGATGCACTCGACTCGTTACGCTTCATTTTAGGGGTGCGATATGACCACTACAGTGATTTTGGTGATACGTGGAATCCAAGGGCGAGTGTGACCTGGTCGGTAAAAGAAAATCTACGTGTGATTGCGAGTTATGGTTCTGCCTTCAGGGCACCTACGTTTGGGGAATTGTATAACATCAATAATCCCTCCGTGGTGGGCAATCCCAATGTGAACCCAGAGGAAATACAGACCTATGAGATCGGTATTCGAGGGGAACTCTCGCGTAAATCGTCTTATGGCATTACCTACTTTGAGAACAAAATTGAAGATTTGATTGCTCCTCGACCTACCGAAACGGCCGTAAATACTTCTGACAATGTTGGGGAACTGAAAGTGACGGGGGTTGAGTTAGAAATGTCTCAGCGTTTACCGGATGGTTCTGTATTGTCGGGTAACTACACCTATCAACATCCGATCAATCAAGTCTCCAATGAGCGTGTGGCCGATGTCCCTTTGCATAGAGCAAATGTGTCGTTCAATTACTTCATTTCTGAACGTGTATCCCTCTATACCAGTGCAATGTATAAAGGCGAAACGATTCGGGCTTCTGGAGATAGCAGAGACGATGTCGACGACTATATTACCGTCGATCTGGCATTACTGGTTCAGAATGTGTTGATTGAGAATCTAGAAGTAAAAGCCTCTGCGTATAACCTATTCAATACCGATTACCAAGACCCAAGCCCGATGGACGTCATGATCTCTGATTACCCTAAGAACGGCGTTAACCTGATGTTGGAAGCTACTTATACTCTGGACTAA
- a CDS encoding flagellin, translating into MAVSFNTGAQQAAFAQNRIQNDPSQNFQRIGSGSRINSAADDAAGIAISTRFDASISGSEQAIRNSNDAISLSQTAEGAVSSVRDDLQRIRELSVQSANGTLSDTDRQGLQAEVNQLVENISSTIEDSNFNGISLLNNDSDLQFQVGPNADDQLGVSGNNLQQALEDLGIADIDISTQSGAVSAIGLADDALDATNETAANLGATQNRIESTISNLQVNVENEAAANSRIADADLAKEISELAAKLVKEQAQTSVQSQANDNLKIMLRLFEA; encoded by the coding sequence ATGGCAGTGAGTTTTAATACCGGAGCTCAACAAGCTGCGTTTGCTCAGAATCGGATTCAGAATGACCCAAGCCAGAACTTTCAGCGAATTGGCTCGGGCAGTCGGATTAATTCGGCGGCCGATGATGCGGCGGGCATTGCCATCAGTACCCGCTTCGATGCCTCCATCTCTGGTTCAGAGCAGGCCATTCGTAACAGTAACGATGCCATCTCCTTGTCTCAAACGGCAGAGGGGGCGGTGAGTTCGGTGCGTGATGATTTGCAGCGAATTCGTGAGTTGTCAGTGCAGTCTGCAAACGGCACTTTGTCGGATACCGACCGACAAGGGTTACAGGCCGAAGTAAATCAGCTGGTGGAAAACATTTCCAGCACCATTGAAGACAGTAACTTCAACGGTATTTCTTTGCTTAATAATGACAGTGATCTGCAGTTTCAGGTTGGCCCGAATGCCGATGATCAATTAGGTGTGAGTGGTAATAATCTCCAGCAAGCGTTGGAAGACCTTGGTATCGCGGATATTGATATTTCTACTCAGAGCGGTGCAGTGTCGGCCATTGGTTTGGCAGACGATGCGTTAGACGCTACTAATGAGACGGCAGCGAATCTTGGAGCAACCCAGAATCGTATCGAATCCACCATCAGTAACTTACAGGTGAATGTGGAAAATGAAGCCGCAGCGAACAGTCGAATTGCTGATGCAGATTTAGCCAAAGAGATCTCTGAACTTGCGGCGAAATTGGTTAAGGAACAGGCACAAACCTCTGTTCAATCCCAGGCCAATGACAATCTCAAGATTATGTTGAGATTATTCGAGGCGTGA
- a CDS encoding PhnD/SsuA/transferrin family substrate-binding protein, whose amino-acid sequence MRVQAMATITPLCMLRCFVRKLVPHLSFSNPPLPLWIHTGIFFVLLLCVQFSLVGSVDSYAEPLKFGINTAEGGLVKPRYQAALERWLLDQGCKADVVAQLDGAQGDLVFDVRADRQGSALQDAPLLVPIELTSEDLDSVWVIRRTALGGGIESLIGERVALLSELSLIGYQRPLAQLAMLGVTKDQLTVLHSDQYQGVMTLLLHGDVFAAAIPRVFAQRWLESNGLAILYEPMSTKGESRVTKGDPGAMKGDPGATKETQALQVGIWATPSSFNRGGAVLANYETCVQALTGVRRSGRRDLKMRLFPEWVTGFTVDSLLSNNR is encoded by the coding sequence ATGCGAGTGCAAGCAATGGCGACAATTACCCCTCTCTGTATGCTTCGTTGCTTTGTACGAAAGCTGGTACCTCACTTGTCATTTTCTAACCCTCCTTTGCCCTTATGGATTCATACGGGCATTTTTTTTGTACTTCTGTTATGCGTTCAGTTCTCTCTTGTGGGTTCTGTGGACAGCTACGCTGAGCCTCTGAAATTCGGTATTAATACGGCGGAAGGTGGCCTCGTGAAGCCTCGCTATCAGGCAGCACTGGAGCGTTGGTTGCTCGATCAGGGCTGTAAAGCGGACGTGGTGGCGCAGCTTGATGGCGCACAAGGGGATTTGGTGTTTGATGTCCGTGCGGATCGTCAGGGTTCGGCTTTGCAGGATGCGCCTTTACTCGTGCCAATAGAATTGACGTCTGAAGATTTGGACAGTGTTTGGGTCATTCGCCGCACGGCGTTGGGCGGGGGAATAGAAAGTCTCATCGGTGAACGAGTAGCTCTGTTGTCAGAACTTTCCCTCATCGGTTATCAGCGTCCGTTGGCTCAGCTGGCAATGCTAGGGGTCACTAAGGATCAGCTAACTGTGTTGCACTCTGATCAGTATCAGGGGGTGATGACACTGTTGTTGCATGGCGATGTCTTTGCGGCCGCGATACCCAGAGTGTTTGCACAACGGTGGTTGGAGTCCAATGGGTTGGCGATTCTGTATGAACCCATGTCTACTAAAGGTGAATCTAGGGTTACGAAAGGTGATCCTGGAGCTATGAAAGGTGATCCTGGGGCCACGAAAGAAACTCAAGCTTTGCAGGTGGGTATTTGGGCGACACCCTCATCATTCAACCGTGGTGGGGCTGTGTTGGCGAACTATGAAACCTGTGTTCAGGCATTGACTGGGGTACGGCGCTCAGGGCGTCGTGATCTTAAAATGCGGTTGTTTCCGGAGTGGGTGACCGGATTCACTGTAGATAGTCTCCTAAGCAATAACAGGTAA
- the edd gene encoding phosphogluconate dehydratase, which translates to MSPTPAHPLNPVVEQVTTTITERSQVSRERYLSLMRQQAETKPHRSKLSCTNLAHTFAASEDDEKVILKQLHSNANIGIVTAYNDMLSAHQPLKDYPELIKQALLPLGHTAQVAGGVPAMCDGITQGQAGMELSLFSRDTIALAAAVGLSHNVFDGILCLGVCDKIVPGLLMAALRFGHLPCIFVPAGPMPSGISNSEKAKTRQKFAEGKATNEELLDSETKSYHSPGTCTFYGTANTNQMLMEAMGLHLPDSAFCAPDSALRHAFVQRAATRVSEITGLTEHYTPVADVVCERSIVNAMVTLLATGGSTNLIIHLTAIARCAGIHITLDDFDRLSDVVPLITRVYPNGQADINQFHHAGGTSRVIYELLSAGLVHEDVKTVAGQGLKAYAKKAELVNDHISYHPAGTGTDKEIIRTVADPFAPMGGIKRLKGNLGDAIIKVSAVPEEHWHIHAPARIFHDQGDFIQAFQDGQMTGDFVAVVRFQGPKANGMPELHKLMPLLGVLQDRGQKVALVTDGRLSGASGKVPAALHVCPEAMQLGAISQIEEGDMVELNCHTGELNVTSSDLSTRPFAQPPAGHATGIGRELFSVFRHSVGPTSQGAISIQWEEQG; encoded by the coding sequence ATGAGTCCCACTCCAGCCCATCCGCTGAACCCCGTTGTAGAACAAGTCACCACCACCATTACCGAGCGCAGTCAGGTATCTCGGGAGCGTTATCTGTCGCTTATGCGTCAACAAGCCGAGACAAAACCTCACCGATCCAAATTAAGCTGCACTAACCTCGCGCACACCTTCGCCGCCTCGGAAGACGACGAGAAAGTCATCCTCAAACAGCTTCACAGTAATGCCAACATCGGTATCGTCACTGCGTACAATGACATGCTGTCAGCCCATCAACCGCTGAAAGATTACCCGGAGCTGATCAAACAAGCCTTACTGCCGTTAGGTCATACCGCCCAGGTGGCAGGTGGCGTACCGGCGATGTGTGATGGCATCACTCAAGGACAGGCCGGTATGGAGTTGTCGTTGTTCAGTCGCGATACCATTGCCTTAGCGGCGGCAGTGGGGCTGTCGCACAACGTCTTTGACGGCATCTTATGCCTGGGTGTCTGTGACAAGATCGTCCCCGGTTTATTAATGGCCGCCCTGCGTTTTGGTCACCTGCCTTGTATTTTCGTCCCTGCGGGCCCAATGCCCAGCGGCATCAGCAACAGCGAAAAGGCCAAGACCCGTCAAAAGTTTGCGGAAGGCAAAGCCACCAACGAAGAGTTACTGGACTCGGAAACCAAGTCTTACCACAGCCCGGGCACCTGCACCTTCTACGGCACCGCCAACACCAATCAGATGCTGATGGAAGCGATGGGCTTACATCTGCCGGATTCCGCCTTCTGTGCCCCCGATTCAGCACTGCGTCATGCCTTTGTGCAACGTGCCGCAACCCGGGTTTCAGAGATCACCGGATTAACCGAGCATTACACCCCAGTTGCCGATGTGGTCTGTGAACGATCCATTGTGAACGCGATGGTCACCTTGCTGGCAACCGGAGGGTCAACCAACCTCATCATCCACCTGACGGCCATTGCCCGTTGTGCGGGGATACATATCACGCTAGACGATTTTGACCGACTCTCCGATGTGGTTCCGCTAATCACTCGGGTGTACCCCAACGGTCAGGCCGATATCAATCAATTCCATCACGCCGGTGGTACCAGTCGGGTGATCTATGAGTTGTTGTCCGCAGGGCTAGTTCATGAAGACGTCAAAACCGTCGCAGGCCAGGGCTTAAAAGCCTACGCAAAGAAAGCGGAGTTGGTGAACGATCACATCAGCTATCACCCTGCCGGAACCGGCACCGACAAGGAGATCATCCGTACCGTCGCCGATCCGTTTGCACCAATGGGCGGAATTAAGCGCCTGAAAGGCAATCTGGGCGATGCCATCATCAAGGTATCGGCGGTGCCCGAAGAACACTGGCACATTCATGCGCCAGCCCGGATCTTCCATGATCAAGGCGACTTTATTCAGGCATTTCAGGATGGACAAATGACCGGCGACTTTGTCGCGGTAGTACGTTTTCAAGGCCCGAAAGCCAATGGCATGCCAGAGCTTCATAAACTCATGCCACTGCTCGGTGTTTTGCAGGACAGAGGACAGAAAGTCGCCCTGGTTACAGACGGCCGATTATCTGGAGCCTCAGGCAAAGTACCTGCCGCCCTGCACGTTTGTCCGGAAGCAATGCAGCTGGGTGCCATCAGCCAGATTGAAGAGGGGGATATGGTTGAGCTGAACTGTCACACCGGCGAGTTAAACGTCACCAGCTCAGATCTAAGCACCCGCCCCTTTGCTCAACCACCAGCAGGTCATGCAACCGGCATAGGCCGGGAGTTATTCAGTGTCTTCCGGCATTCCGTCGGGCCAACCAGTCAAGGCGCGATCAGCATTCAATGGGAGGAACAAGGATGA
- the nrdG gene encoding anaerobic ribonucleoside-triphosphate reductase activating protein produces MDATPSANCLPANQKSTHQQIIPLTQHNSADGLIYRDTDSEHSKRVALSKAFNCSEPDVVFQELPNHVALAFTIHGCPFQCPGCHSEHTWDPNTGHALTDERFESYLKQYRGLISAVVFLGGEWNASALRNKLRIAKQFGLVTCLYSGGNHVSRALRPHLDFVKLGAWKEHLGGLDSPTTNQVFIELKEGELWHDRTYWFQEHLPSTTQNTTVFQTSRGVSYASA; encoded by the coding sequence ATGGATGCCACACCAAGTGCCAATTGTCTGCCTGCAAATCAAAAGAGCACGCACCAACAGATCATCCCGCTAACACAGCACAATTCTGCTGACGGTTTAATTTACCGGGACACAGATTCGGAGCACTCGAAAAGAGTCGCTCTTAGTAAAGCGTTCAATTGCTCTGAACCGGATGTGGTCTTTCAGGAATTACCCAATCACGTTGCGCTCGCATTCACCATTCATGGCTGCCCCTTTCAGTGCCCGGGCTGTCATAGCGAACACACTTGGGATCCGAATACAGGTCACGCACTGACCGATGAGCGTTTTGAAAGCTATTTAAAACAATATCGGGGGCTGATCTCTGCCGTGGTCTTTCTTGGCGGAGAATGGAACGCCTCCGCGTTGCGGAACAAGCTCCGAATCGCCAAACAGTTTGGCTTGGTCACCTGTTTATATTCCGGAGGCAATCACGTTTCGCGCGCTCTTCGCCCACATCTGGATTTCGTCAAACTGGGGGCTTGGAAAGAGCATCTGGGAGGACTGGATAGTCCAACCACCAATCAAGTCTTTATCGAATTAAAAGAGGGGGAGTTATGGCACGACCGGACCTATTGGTTCCAGGAACATCTGCCATCAACCACCCAAAACACGACTGTCTTTCAAACATCACGAGGAGTTTCTTATGCTTCGGCTTAA
- the zwf gene encoding glucose-6-phosphate dehydrogenase: MMSDSTTAFELILFGAAGDLSLRKLIPSLYCLHLDQRIHPEGRIIAVARRNYEREDFLKVVKKALIKHLNVDLFDEETWNSFAKRLSYAQMDITDPASYDTTLKHYLNRPDTPKVFYLATHSDMYGVICQHLYSHQMLRGEARVVLEKPIGMDYQSAVEVCKEVDKYCNEEQIYRIDHYLGKETVQNLLALRFANSIFEHQWNQRYIDHIQITIAETLGVEQRAGFYEAAGAMRDMMQNHLLQLLCMVAMEPPAQLNAESIRDEKVKVLKALKPITGELINANVVRGQYQEGSLNGQPTPAYREEPGVNPHSDTETFVSMKVEIDNWRWAGTPFYLRTGKRLPDRACEIVIQFKEVPHSVFELQHPASMANKLIFRLQPDDGIKLQLCEKRVGKGMSVKPVLLNLTAEHARKDRVPDAYERLLSDAIEGNPTLFLREDELLTAWQWIDPILKAWEHSGSRPEFYHGGIWGPAASTLLLARDGRLWQENH; the protein is encoded by the coding sequence ATGATGTCAGACTCTACAACAGCATTCGAACTTATTCTATTTGGTGCAGCGGGTGACCTATCCTTGCGCAAATTAATTCCGTCACTCTACTGCCTTCACCTCGACCAGCGTATTCATCCGGAGGGGCGAATCATTGCGGTAGCCCGCCGAAATTATGAACGGGAAGACTTCCTGAAAGTGGTCAAAAAAGCGTTGATCAAACATCTCAACGTCGACTTATTTGATGAAGAAACCTGGAACAGCTTCGCTAAGCGACTTAGCTACGCGCAGATGGATATTACCGATCCGGCAAGCTACGACACCACGTTGAAGCATTACCTCAATCGTCCCGATACGCCTAAAGTCTTTTATCTGGCCACCCACAGCGACATGTACGGCGTGATTTGTCAGCACTTATACAGTCATCAAATGCTGCGTGGTGAGGCCCGTGTGGTTTTGGAAAAACCCATTGGCATGGATTACCAAAGTGCCGTGGAGGTCTGTAAAGAGGTCGATAAATACTGCAATGAAGAACAGATCTATCGCATCGACCACTACTTGGGCAAAGAAACCGTGCAAAACCTATTGGCGTTGCGTTTTGCCAATTCCATCTTTGAACACCAGTGGAATCAACGCTACATAGACCACATTCAAATCACCATCGCCGAAACATTGGGGGTTGAACAACGTGCCGGTTTTTATGAAGCCGCCGGCGCCATGCGGGACATGATGCAGAACCACCTGTTGCAACTCTTGTGTATGGTGGCGATGGAACCACCGGCTCAGCTCAATGCCGAATCCATCCGTGATGAAAAAGTAAAAGTGCTTAAAGCACTGAAGCCTATTACCGGCGAACTGATCAATGCCAACGTCGTGCGAGGACAATATCAGGAAGGCTCGCTGAACGGACAGCCAACCCCGGCCTACCGTGAAGAACCGGGAGTCAATCCACACTCAGATACCGAAACCTTTGTCTCAATGAAGGTGGAAATCGACAACTGGCGCTGGGCAGGCACGCCCTTCTACCTAAGAACCGGAAAACGGCTACCCGATCGGGCTTGTGAAATCGTCATCCAGTTTAAAGAAGTGCCGCATTCGGTGTTTGAATTACAGCATCCGGCATCGATGGCCAACAAACTGATCTTCCGTCTACAACCGGACGACGGCATTAAATTACAGCTCTGTGAGAAACGGGTCGGCAAAGGCATGAGCGTCAAACCGGTATTACTCAACCTCACCGCCGAACACGCCCGAAAAGACCGGGTACCCGATGCCTATGAGCGCCTGTTATCGGATGCCATCGAAGGCAACCCGACGCTGTTCCTACGGGAAGATGAACTGTTGACCGCCTGGCAATGGATCGATCCGATTCTCAAAGCCTGGGAGCACAGTGGCTCTAGGCCGGAGTTTTATCACGGCGGCATTTGGGGGCCTGCGGCCTCAACCTTGTTACTCGCACGAGATGGACGTCTCTGGCAAGAAAATCACTAG
- the pgl gene encoding 6-phosphogluconolactonase, translating to MKLQEQTFASHQAMIDSLTLQITDHLKSAIEHYGQASFIVSGGSTPKPLYEELSHQPLAWDHVTLCPSDERWVELGHPDSNQTMIESTLLQHAASEASLISLRPQIPFSDAPAIVNQSLMAIHKPFNLVLLGMGEDGHIASLFPDANELEHGLAAPHSEPCISVHSASKGARLSLTLPSLLNSEQIYLLITGESKREVFQRAKQHLDNPTLPIEHLLSKATCPITLCWSPNS from the coding sequence ATGAAACTGCAAGAACAAACCTTCGCCAGTCATCAAGCAATGATCGACAGTCTGACGTTACAGATCACCGATCACCTTAAAAGTGCGATTGAACATTACGGACAAGCCAGCTTCATAGTCAGTGGCGGCAGCACACCCAAACCGCTCTATGAAGAACTCAGCCACCAGCCTCTGGCCTGGGATCACGTGACCTTGTGCCCGTCGGACGAACGCTGGGTTGAGCTGGGCCACCCGGACAGCAATCAAACCATGATTGAGTCAACCTTACTGCAACACGCAGCCTCCGAAGCGTCGTTGATTTCACTGCGCCCTCAAATCCCATTCAGCGATGCCCCGGCGATCGTCAATCAATCGCTGATGGCGATTCATAAGCCCTTTAATCTGGTTTTGCTGGGCATGGGGGAAGACGGTCACATTGCCTCGCTCTTTCCGGACGCTAACGAACTTGAGCATGGTCTGGCGGCGCCCCATTCAGAACCCTGCATCAGTGTTCACTCGGCCAGTAAAGGTGCCCGACTCAGTTTGACCCTACCCTCCTTGCTGAACAGTGAACAGATCTATCTCCTCATCACAGGGGAGAGCAAACGTGAGGTGTTCCAGCGTGCGAAGCAACATCTGGATAACCCTACTCTGCCCATCGAACATTTATTAAGTAAAGCCACCTGCCCGATCACGCTTTGTTGGAGCCCCAATTCATGA
- a CDS encoding bifunctional 4-hydroxy-2-oxoglutarate aldolase/2-dehydro-3-deoxy-phosphogluconate aldolase, producing MMSFKGLISQYSPQQKPILPVIVINDLEHAVPLAQALVDGGIHFLEITLRTEHGLEAIKLIKQEVPDACVGAGTVTNERQFEQCLDMGAEFLISPGITKAMAHYAEDSPVPYVPGIATASEAMLAMEHGITEVKFFPAEQAGGVPMLNALAAPFPELSFCPTGGINANNAGNYLSLAAVMAVGGSWVCPNALIQQGQWAEITRLSQQAMTGLAPQ from the coding sequence ATGATGTCATTTAAGGGCTTAATCAGCCAATACAGCCCACAGCAAAAGCCCATCTTGCCGGTGATTGTGATCAACGACCTGGAACACGCCGTACCTCTGGCACAAGCCTTGGTCGACGGCGGCATCCATTTTCTAGAGATCACTTTGCGTACCGAACACGGGTTGGAAGCCATCAAACTGATTAAGCAGGAAGTTCCGGACGCCTGCGTTGGTGCCGGTACAGTGACCAATGAGCGTCAGTTTGAGCAATGTCTCGACATGGGCGCCGAGTTTCTAATCAGCCCTGGCATCACCAAAGCCATGGCCCATTATGCAGAAGACAGCCCGGTGCCCTATGTGCCCGGTATTGCTACGGCATCGGAAGCCATGCTGGCGATGGAACATGGCATCACCGAAGTGAAGTTCTTCCCGGCCGAACAAGCGGGCGGCGTGCCCATGCTGAATGCACTGGCGGCCCCCTTCCCGGAATTGAGCTTCTGTCCTACCGGTGGCATTAATGCCAACAATGCAGGCAATTACCTGTCATTAGCCGCAGTGATGGCCGTGGGTGGGAGCTGGGTTTGCCCCAACGCACTCATTCAACAAGGCCAATGGGCCGAGATCACCCGATTATCCCAACAGGCGATGACCGGCCTTGCGCCCCAATAA
- a CDS encoding aspartate/glutamate racemase family protein has translation MDRVVKIKIIIPINDASYNEELREVALQVAPPDMDIDVDNIKAGNSSIESRWDRMTNAPHVVEAVVQAERDGYDGVFVSDFDFCGVEEAREVVSIPVIGGFRPSVFTAMALGDKFSILTITDSVRDLQASHLGLFGIERTKLASIIPINLSVHELTNRESVIEKAVVCSKSAIEDHKASAILFGCTGFMCIAAEVKRRLLSSYGYDVPVIDPNHAAVSFLNLLVRNQLSQSRTTYLPPSNR, from the coding sequence ATGGATAGAGTAGTCAAAATCAAAATTATCATACCGATTAATGATGCTTCTTATAACGAGGAATTGAGAGAAGTCGCACTGCAAGTTGCTCCGCCCGATATGGATATCGATGTGGACAATATTAAAGCCGGAAATTCGTCTATAGAAAGCCGTTGGGATCGTATGACCAACGCACCTCACGTCGTTGAGGCCGTCGTTCAGGCTGAGCGTGATGGCTATGACGGCGTATTTGTTTCGGATTTTGATTTCTGCGGCGTCGAAGAAGCTCGAGAGGTGGTCAGTATTCCGGTGATCGGTGGCTTCAGGCCCAGTGTCTTTACGGCGATGGCTTTGGGCGATAAGTTTTCCATTCTCACCATTACCGATTCCGTTCGGGATTTACAGGCCTCCCATCTTGGGTTGTTTGGCATAGAGCGTACAAAGTTAGCCTCGATTATCCCTATCAATTTATCGGTACATGAACTCACCAACAGAGAGTCTGTCATAGAAAAAGCGGTTGTATGCAGTAAGTCCGCTATTGAGGACCATAAGGCCAGTGCGATTTTGTTTGGTTGTACCGGATTTATGTGCATTGCTGCCGAGGTTAAACGCCGGCTGTTGAGTTCCTATGGATACGATGTGCCAGTGATCGATCCGAACCATGCCGCGGTCTCGTTCTTGAATTTATTGGTCAGAAATCAGCTTTCCCAAAGTAGAACTACTTATCTTCCTCCTTCAAATAGGTAA